A genomic segment from Drosophila willistoni isolate 14030-0811.24 chromosome 2L unlocalized genomic scaffold, UCI_dwil_1.1 Seg168, whole genome shotgun sequence encodes:
- the LOC6652192 gene encoding protein Optix → MAVGPTEGKQPQPPSETFSPTHHQIIAPSPILAVPTLAFSAAQVEIVCKTLEDSGDIERLARFLWSLPVALPNMHEILNCEAVLRARAVVAYHVGNFRELYAIIENHKFTKASYGKLQAMWLEAHYIEAEKLRGRSLGPVDKYRVRKKFPLPPTIWDGEQKTHCFKERTRSLLREWYLQDPYPNPTKKRELAKATGLNPTQVGNWFKNRRQRDRAAAAKNRIQHNQNNSGLGCRSRRADGGASPTPSDSSDSDISLGTHSPVPSSLHLQHSPGSTSNGANDREESLSVDDDKPRDLSSSLPSPTPIQLPTAYSGAAGGTLPPGCLPPFKLDTTASSLFNAGCYLQSFSNLKEMSQQFPIQPIVIRPHPQLPQPLALNGSTGGPPPPPTHHLHQHQHHPGYAAAYSVECVPPPPAPKLRINSPEKLNSTAVSAVAVAAAAGVAAAAAVAAAAGHESSSNTTSAYHHHSAAQLLHRPFSTSPELKHSAPEIT, encoded by the exons ATGGCCGTTGGACCGACGGAGGGCAAACAGCCGCAGCCGCCCTCAGAGACCTTCTCGCCCACACACCATCAGATTATAGCACCCAGCCCAATATTGGCAGTACCCACTCTGGCCTTCTCGGCGGCTCAAGTGGAGATCGTGTGCAAAACTCTGGAGGATTCGGGCGATATTGAACGGCTAGCTCGATTCCTATGGAGCTTGCCAGTGGCCCTGCCCAATATGCATGAGATACTCAACTGTGAGGCGGTGCTACGCGCTAGGGCAGTTGTCGCCTATCATGTTGGTAATTTCAG GGAACTTTATGCAATAATAGAGAATCATAAATTTACAAAAGCTTCGTATGGCAAATTGCAGGCCATGTGGCTGGAGGCTCACTACATTGAAGCCGAAAAATTGCGCGGTCGATCACTGG GTCCCGTCGACAAATATCGAGTGCGCAAGAAGTTTCCGTTGCCACCCACCATTTGGGATGGTGAGCAAAAGACTCATTGCTTCAAGGAGCGCACGAGAAGTTTATTGCGCGAATGGTACCTACAGGATCCCTATCCAAACCCCACAAAGAAACGCGAACTGGCCAAGGCCACTGGCCTGAACCCCACGCAAGTGGGCAATTGGTTTAAGAATCGCAGGCAACGAGATCGTGCTGCTGCGGCCAAGAATCG TATTCAGCACAACCAAAACAATTCGGGACTTGGTTGTCGCAGTCGACGGGCTGACGGAGGGGCCTCACCCACACCCTCGGATAGTTCGGATTCGGATATTTCCCTAGGCACACACTCGCCTGTGCCGAGCAGTCTCCATTTACAGCACAGTCCTGGCAGCACTTCGAACGGAGCCAACGATCGAGAGGAGAGTCTAAGTGTGGACGATGACAAGCCGCGGGACCTAAGTAGCTCGCTGCCTTCGCCTACACCTATTCAACTGCCGACGGCTTACAGTGGAGCTGCAGGTGGTACGCTGCCGCCTGGTTGTCTGCCTCCCTTTAAGTTGGATACGACTGCAAGCAGTTTGTTCAATGCCGGCTGTTACCTGCAGAGCTTTAGCAACTTGAAGGAGATGTCCCAGCAGTTTCCCATTCAACCGATTGTCATCAGGCCTCATCCGCAGCTGCCGCAGCCGTTGGCTCTAAACGGAAGCACCGGCGGACCACCGCCACCTCCCACGCATCATCTGcaccagcatcagcatcatccTGGCTACGCGGCCGCCTACAGCGTGGAATGCGTTCCACCGCCGCCGGCTCCCAAGCTGCGGATCAACTCACCCGAAAAACTCAATTCAACGGCCGTATCGGCAGTGGCGGTTGCGGCTGCTGCAggagttgctgctgctgcagctgtgGCAGCTGCGGCTGGCCATGAGTCTAGCAGCAACACAACCTCGGCCTACCATCATCACAGTGCGGCTCAGTTGCTGCACCGACCGTTCTCTACATCGCCCGAACTGAAGCACAGTGCCCCCGAAATCACATGA